DNA from Haloplanus sp. HW8-1:
GAAACGGTACTCGAAGAAATCAAATAAGGTAGCACTGAGTGTGCAAGATACAGCGCGCGTATCTTGCACGCGAGTCTTGACAAGACTTGGATAGACAGAGAGCGCGGAGCTTTCTATGACAGGCTCTCTCGTAATCAACCGTCAGTAGTAGAATGGACACTCAGGGTGAATGCCGGGACGATCCATAGCTCCTCGTCAGTACTGCCGTACTCGGGCTGAGTGTAGTCGCTGGGATCATCAGGGACGGTGTAGCTGTCGATGAGGTCTATGAACTGCCCGGCGCGGCAGATTGCGGTTCCGTCCTCGTCGTAGAGGTAGATGTCAGGTTCGGGTTCGAAGTCAACTTCAGGGCCTTCAGAGAGGTGATCACCCCAGTTGGTGCGGTTGTGGGCTTTATTAAATAGTTCGAGGCCGCGTTCGCTCGCGACGGGCACGGCTTCAGGGAGTGCGCCCCAGCCGATATTGAAAGGACGGATATCCGGGTCGTCGGCTTCGTGGAGGAGCTCAAAGGTCATCCCGTCGAAGCCGGCGGGCTTCTTGGGGGCGTTCTCTCGAGCATCGAATGCAAGGGTGGCCTTGACGATCGCCTCGAAGCGAGATTTCGCCGGCACGACGGCGAACGCGAGTGCGTCAATTCGTTTCTCGTAGGTCACGGAGACGTCGTCGTGAATAGGTCCATAGGGATTCTCCGATTCGAGTTCCGTGTCGCGCTCACATTCCTTGCAGAGGGCCCGATCGGGATCGACGGGGCGATCACACTGGGTACACCGCGGGGCTTCGTCGACGGTGAATTCGCCGGCGTCATTGGGGCCGTAATGCTCGTCTTCAAAAGATGTGTCTCCGAAGTCGTCCTTGCCGTAGAATCTCCGGTCGTCGTCCCAAGGGCTTTCGGCGTTCATGGAGGGATTCCTCCCTCCTTCATAGATTGTTCTCTAATATAAACGAGCGCAAGCACTAGCGGCGAGCTTGAAGCAAAAGGGGGTTCATTGATAGGGTACGCGAGATGCGTCCTGTTCGCGAGAGTCCGCTTGTTGGCGGCGCTGGTCGGCCTCGAACATGAAGCGAGCGCTGGCTTTGTCCCCATCGAGGGTGCGCTGATCGACGGCGGTATCTGCAAACAGCGTCCTCTGGCGTCCGGACGCGTCCTCGGGAACCGTCTTCTCACCGTTCTGAGCACGGATAGCGGAGAGAGAACGGTTGTCGACGAACTCGTCGGAGCCGCCGGTCTCGATTCGTGAGGCTCGCTCCCGGGTATCAACGTTGACTCCGTGGTGAAAGAGCGTGGTCTCGAAGGGTTCGTCATCGAGGGCAAACAAACCGGCCTCGTCGATGATCTTCGTCTCGGTATTTTCGGGGTCATCTTGAGCTTCGTCTTCGTGTTCAGTTGTCACGAAAACAGACTGGTGATGCACAGTGAACGAGCGGTGTCGGTTCGGTACGCTGGCGCTGGTGTCGGTATCAGTACTCATAGATTGTAGTTCCTGCAGAACGGGTGATTCGACTGATATGATTCTCACGTCGTGCGGATTAGTGGGGTTGATGAGGCAGGCGATCCCCGCACCGCGTCCGGAGGCGACAAACGAGTTGGCCGTGGGCAGGCCGGTCTTGGATTTATATTGATGAGTTTAGCCATGACGGACCACTATATCCCAAATTCCATCGTGTCTGTAGAATCAAACTCGCCGAGGTTCTCGTTCCCGTTGAGGAGGATGATACGAAGTGTGTCGAAGTCTCCATCAAGGCTCCCCGTCACCGTAACAGGCCCGTACCAATACCCCTCTTCGTCGCGAACCTCACTCTCGGAGCAGGCAGGGTCGTGGCTGTACGCGAGGTAGATCGTCGCGGTGGGCCCCCTAACATAGAGATGATTGACGCCAAAGTATCCGCACTTGTTTCTGTAGTGGAAGCCGCCCTCTGCCGTGAACGCACCGTCGCCGTCGACGGTGAGCTCGAGGCCGTCCACCCGGTGCATCGTGTGGGGCGGGCTCACGACCCAGTCCTCGATGGTCGAATTGTGGACGGCAACGTCGGCGAGTTTCTTCCCAGGCTCGGGATCGTCGTAATGCGGATTCCAGTCGTTCGTGGCGGGCGAGGTGATCGGCCCGACATAGACGCGGTCAATTTGGTCGAAGCGTTCAGGATATCTGGTGTACGAAGGGGGGAGGTCGCCAGGCATCACGCCGGGACCGTTCGGCAGTCCACCAGGTCTCTCGTCGTCAGGGTCAGGCTCGGACGTTGGTTCGGGGGTTCCGTCGCTGGTGTCGGGTTGGTTCGTCGTCGTGGACGTTCGAGCAGGAGTCTGCCCACCACCGCTCCCGGGTCCGTCTTCGTCAGTCGCGTTCTGCTCGCTGTTGACGGGTTCTGCGCCGAAGACGCCGAGACATCCGGCGAGGCTGGCGAGGCAAAGTGTCCCAATACCGCCGAGAACAGTCCGACGGGTTACTCGTCGAGTGCTGCCGGGAGTGACTGCTTTCGGTTGGGAGAGCGGATCTTGAGGGGTCATCATAGAGAGCGGTCCCGCTTCTACACCTGTTCGCGTTCGTCGTCGGACTGTTCTCCTTCTCGTGCTCGTTTCGCTCGGAGCTGTCGAGCCTCACATTCGGTGAGGGCTTCTTCTGGGACGCTGAGATAATCGAGCGCCCACTCTTCGATCTCAGGAAGCGTCATCGGGTGAGGGAGTTCGTGATGCCCGACGGGACGGGCGAGGAAGGAGCCATCATCGTCGCGAAGATCCTCATCATAGTACCCGAGAAAGTATCGCTCGAGGCCGTTCACCCCTGGACCATCCATGATGGTAATCATGGTGAAGGAGTCCGCCTCGAACTCTGATTCGAGGCTGAGGGTCGGATATTTGGAGGTAATATTCACAGGTACAGTAGGACTGGTCTGCTCATAAGTGAGACTGAATCACATCAAATGTGGCGGCTACAGTTCTTTCGAAGGACATGGCTCTTCTATCTCAGCGCCGTCGGTGTCGTCCAGACAGAACTGCCTGTTCCATAGGTTGAACTGGAGTTGCTCGCAGAATCGACACCAGGCGGTATTTTCCTCGTATGGATGCCGATTCGGGTCGATTAGGTTCCCACAGATACACTCAACCAACGGGTCGGCAACGTCAGGACGGCCCGGCTTCCCGGCAGCGAACGCGCTGAGGGGGACGACTCGCAAGCGCCCGGGTTCGGTTGCTGCGTCTGCCGGCTCATCGGCGTAGGCAGCCGCGATGAGTGCGTCGACGGCATCGCCGTAGTCCATGTACGCTTGGAGAGTGCGAATCCAGGCGGGGACGCGGTCGGCCCACTCAGGGTCAGTCACACGAGCGTGAGCGGCCTTCGACTGCCACGACGTCGTATCGGCCGAATCGAGTGCCCAGAGGGTCTCGGCGTCATCGAGAACGGTCTTCGAGATCCCGAAGCCGTGGAGCGCATACTTCGAGGGGATAGCGTCGCGCAACTCCTGAATGATCGCACGAACTTCATTGGTTTTGTTCGGGCGAAGAATTGACCCGATGCCAAGCGTTGGTGAGGCGAGGCCGTGCTCTTTGAGGTAGTCGAACGACCACAGATACTCTTCGATGTCGTGCCCCTGCAAGACGGCAACGGGTTCGGCGGTGAGACCGACGTCCTCCGCAGTTTCCAGGCAGTAGACGTGGTCGCGTATTGACCACTCCTGGTGGGTGCGGACATCCCGGTCGGCGTCGCGAAGAAGATCGTGGGCACACGCCCAATCCCGGAGCGTGTACTTTTCGATTTGATCGTCGTACTCGCTCAAGTAGGCAACATAGTCGTCGATGCTCGTCGGGTAATGGTTGAACTTCTTCTGAACGCTGTACCCGCCGGAATCGATGAACCAGTTCGGCCCCTCGAAAGGGCGATTGTCCCGGCGAGCGTAGGATATCATCGCGTATCCAGGGTGTGGGATGGCGTTGAGGTCGACACCAGCAGCGAGAAGCGCTTCCAGATCGTCGAGATCGAGTGCGTCGGGATTTGTGGCGGCAAGTGCAGCCGTCCCGATGGCTTTTCGCGATGATCCGGACCCGACCGTGTAGTGGAACTTGAACCGCTCACTCTCCTGTACTCCAGGCGATAGCGATTCACCGTGAGAAGGCGATCGCTGACCGGGACTGGCGGGTGCTTCTGAGGACATCGTCTCTGATCTCGCGCACCTTCCAGCGAGCGACAAACGGAGGCAGTCGGGTGGCTTGGCGACCGAGCAATTGGGGGTTAACGAGATGCACAGTTGTCGCGAATTGAATCGGAGTCGAAATCTCACCTATTTGGTTCGTCCAGGAGTTCGATGGTGACGGCCGCCTCAAGATGATGCCACAGTAGACCAGACCGGAACGTCTCAGTAAGGGTTGTTGCGCAATCAGGGAATTGAGCAGGCTCTTGGACGTCGTGGAGATCGTACACCCGAGCAAGGGTCTGGAGCGTATAGGCGATGGCGACGAGATCGCTTCCAAAGGTGTCGCGGTCAGTATGGAGGAGATCGTCGAGCGCCGAGTAGCGGGCCTCGAGCAGTTGGTCGGAACTCACTGTTTCGAGCGAGGTTCCCATCTCATCGAGTTCATCAAGGACGTTGTCGACGAGAGATTCGACGAGCGGTAGCGGTTCGGGGACGGTGTTGGAATAAACGTCTGAGTCATTCGGAGACTGCCTCCCCATGATTAGTGCCACCATCACCTTTGGCCTCGGCTTTCTCACGGAGGCGAGCTTTCTCGGCACAGTGGTCGGCATACACCCGAGAAAAGCGATTACGCTGGCTCTCGAGGGTCATCTGGGAGCACCGGGCTCGGCGAGCTCGGTCGAACGCAAACGGGTCGCGATACTGCAGATGCGTCGGGATACTGACTTTCGCGAGGTCACCCCCGGATGAGACACCGAGTTCTCTAAGATAGCGTCGGAGCAGCGCCTCCGTAGAGCCGATTTTCGACCGCAGTGCTCGAAGCGTGCGCTCGTGACCGGATGCGAGGCCATCGCGCGCCTCGTAGTCGATAGCATCGAGGTCGATATCATCCCACCGAGGCACGTTATTGGGCGTAGAGTCACCGGTCATACACTGGCTTGCGCTTCGTCCGGGATATTCGCGCTCGGTGCGTCTGGGGTGATGGGTGCGCAGACAGCGGGTGGGTCGGGGTCGGTGTCGTTGTTGTCCTGAAAGCGACGGGCGATTCGGTCGTGGAGTGTTGTGCGCTCCCGATCGTCGTCCGTGTCATCGTACGGACGACCGGCAGGGAGGGCGATTCGACCGGAGATCGTCCCGTCGCCGTGAGCGGTGAAGAGGACATGGTCGGTGGCGTAGCCAAACGTGTTGACCGCGAGTTCGTGGAGCTGTTCTACTTCCCTACGGGTGCGTTCGGGCGCGTCTTCTGCGACTTCATAAGTCATGTTTGTACGTCCCTCACCGATACGGGGGGAGACAAACTTGTCCTACGCTACGCTCGCGCCCGTGTTGTAACGTAGGACGTTGAGCGCCGGAAGAACAATTCAAAATGCTCCGATCGAGACCTGTTCGGTGGTGTCGCCACCTTCTTCGGTGGGTGTATCCGAGCGGTCCATATCTTCGAGCGTTTCGGCACAGATATCGAGCGGGCACGTTCCGTAGTGGCCTTCGTCGACAGCGAGGCGGTCACGTGTTCGGTGTGGATGGACGAAATTTCCACCGTGCCCCGACGGGCGCTTGCATTTCGTGCCGATGGGAGCGCCACACGACAGGCACTCCACCTCGAGGACGGGGTCGCGGGGCCACGTTCGATCACAACCGTCACGATTGCACGAGATAGTCATGCGAACTCGTCGAAACCGGTCTGGGAGGTCTCACTCGGGTCGAGCGTGACGTCGAGATTCGATGCGAGTGTTGGTTCTTCGGGCATCAGTTCCGGGTCGACGTCCGGCTCGGGCTCAGTGTCCGACTCCTCTTGTACGGCGCCGGCTTCGGTGTCGTCGTTCAGGTCGTCGACGTGGGGCGCACCGAAGAATCGGGTGAGGACACGGTCACGCTCGCCGGAGTCGAGTTCTCGTACGGGATGGTCGCCCCGGACGAGCTGGGCGGTGCTGATGAACCACACGCGGCGGGCCTCAAGTTTCAGGGCGTCACCCAGGAGGACATATCCGGTCATGTCGTTGAGCACGAAGTTGAGTACGGCCATCTTCGCGCAGAGAGGATCTTTGTCGTATCCGAGGTAAACGGCCGGAGCCTCCGGTGCGAGGTCCCGGAGTCGGCGGGCACTGTCGGTGATGAGTCGACCGCTTCCACACCCGGAGATATCACCGATCACGAGCGGGTCTTCGGGCGTTGCCTCACGAAGACTGTCGGCATCAGGGAGATTTATCTGGGCCATCGCTCGGCTCACCGATCCGGGCGTGAAGTACTGGGCGAAATGCTCGCTGGTGAGACCGTAGTGTTCGTAGACGCCCCCGAGGATGTCTTCTCGCGTTTCCTCCATCGCGAGGACGAGACCCCCGAGGGCGTTGGCGTGCAGCGTCGCGAGCTCTCGAACCGTCTCCTTGTCGCGACCATCCTTCCGATACCGATCGAGAGGTTTCTGGTAGGCGTCTTCGTCGCCGGAGAAGCTGGCAACCGCCATGTTGACCCAATCGGAGAAGACCTGGTAGGGAGAGTCGCCCGTTTGCTGACTGATGTCCTCAAGCGGGTCGGTGACGTGTTCGCTGTGTTCGGGTTCTAGGAGTGTCGCCATGGCTACGGCAGACCTCCCGATGTTCGCGGCTGGTGGGAAACGGCGATCTCGGGACTGACGAATCGACGAGCGCGGTGAGGGACGTCAATCCCCCGGCTAAGGGGGATGAAAATCGAGTCGTGGTCGCCGCAGACGATGCTTGCGAGGAGTTCGTGTTTGCACATGACCCGGTAGGGTGCGGATTGCTTGTACGGGCACGAACAGGTGAGGGCGTCCCCCCACGGGATGAATGGGTACTGACTCCCGCTGTCGTACTCTCCGACAAGGATGGGCGCGGGGAGTTCGATGCCGTAGTCAGCGAGGGCCACTGGCTCGTCGGTGTTCGCGTGTGAGAGAGCAGATTCGTGGAGGACGTATACCGAGTCGAGGTCGTGTTCTCGGGCGACCTCGTCGGGGTCGGTGTCGTCGTCGACGAGGACCATCCCGACGAAAGCGTTGTGCTCGAGGAGGCGGTTGGCGTCGGGAGTGGGTCCGATGCACTTCTCGATCAGCGACCCGTAGGACGACTCCTTGAGGATCTGTCGGAGATTCGCGCCGGGGATAAGTTCCTGATACCACTTTTCCCGGTCCTTACGCACCTCACGCACGGCGTCGCGGGCGTCGGATTGCTCGCGGGCTTCGCGGATACGTGCAGCGAGATAGGCAGGTGCGTCGACCAGAACAGTGTCATCGTCGGTGTGTTCGTAGAATTTCTCCTCTTCGCGAATCCGTACTTCGCACGATGCCTCGGCGTGACTGAGGCCCACCGGCTTCTGTTTCACCCCTCTCCAGGGATGGGTTGCGGGGGTCTCGGCTTTGTATTCCCACGGATTGTAGTCTCCGAGGAGCTGGTCGCGACGGACAGGCCCGCCGCGCATAAAGTCGAACCGAATCTGGTGTTCGATGGGTTCGACGTTTGGTGGATCGCGGTCGACATCGTAGTCGTAGTCACGGTCCATATGTGCGAGTGCGCCTGGTGGCAACGCCAAGTGGGGCACACTGCCGTCGGCTGAGTGGATGGTTCGACAGGACATGATTGACGAAGGGCGGAGTGCTGACGTCGGTCGTCTGCTGGACGCCCCGCTACCGACGCGGGGGGTGACAAATTGGCCCAGAAAAGGTCCTACGTAACGAACCGAGTGTCGTCGTAGCGTAGGACTATCTTAGAATGATTCGCAGGGATCCTCGTACTTTCAAACGTAGCAGATCCTCAACCGAATGAAATCACGTTGACCGATCACAGCCCGGCTAGCAGGCTCGCGAACTGGTCGAGTCTGTCGTCGAGACGCTCGGGTGTGTAAACGGCCTCTTGGCGTTCATAGTACAGCGAGAGTTCGGAGGCCCTGTCAGAGAGCGACCCGGGCTGGCAATCGGTCGCGATAGTGAGCGAACACACGGGGGCATACGATCGCCGTATCTGGTCGATGACGGCGTCCGTCGAGGAGGGGTTGTCGTCTGTCACGGTGATTATCAACGGCTCGTCGCGCTGTGCTTCGACGAGCTCATGGGCAAGACCAATTGCATCAGCGAGGGGCGTCCCGCCACCACACGTCTTATCGAGGAGATTTGCCTGGACGTGGCGAGTGTCTATGCTGAATGGTTTCACGAGGCGGGCGTCACCGTCGTAGAAGTCCGTGATCGCGACGCGAATCCCGAGGTTCTCGGCGGCGAGCGCGAATCGGGCGAGGGCCTGCGTCGCGACCTCGATCTTCGGTGGTGACCCCCGACGCATCGACCCAGAACGGTCGAGGACGAGGACGAGCGCGTACTGCTTTTCGTTCCCAAGCGTTCGAGATTTGCACACGCGGGGGTCGCCGATGGCGAGGCGATGACCGGCCCGCGAATCGTAAGCCCCGGCAGAGAGGCCACGCCGCACGCTTTTGCGGCGGTCGAGCCGGAGGTACATCTCGAGGGTGTCTGCGACTTGATCCGCCCCTTCTTCGATAGCGCCCCACTCACGAGGAGGGGCGAGGTCGTCGCTGATAGGGAAGATATCGAGGTCGTCCAGGCATCCAGGCCCACCCTGTTGCTCACCCCCTTCACTGTCCCGTTCTTCTCCATTCTGTGCTTGCTGGCGCGCGGATCGTTCGAGCTGGTCAGCGAGCGCGGAGAGTTCTTGCTCAAGGGCCTGTTCGTCGATGCCTTCGCGCTCGGACTCACCGTGGGCCGCGCGTTCGTCTCCGGCGAGGGCATTCTCGTAGGTGGCTTCGTCTTCGTCGGGTGACCTCGTCGAACTCTCGGCGTGGGCAGGCCCCTCCGGGATATTTGGCTCCGATTCAGCGTCTGATTCGGCTTCGGGCTCTGAACCGGAC
Protein-coding regions in this window:
- a CDS encoding DUF7221 family queuine tRNA-ribosyltransferase-like protein; this translates as MSLAGRCARSETMSSEAPASPGQRSPSHGESLSPGVQESERFKFHYTVGSGSSRKAIGTAALAATNPDALDLDDLEALLAAGVDLNAIPHPGYAMISYARRDNRPFEGPNWFIDSGGYSVQKKFNHYPTSIDDYVAYLSEYDDQIEKYTLRDWACAHDLLRDADRDVRTHQEWSIRDHVYCLETAEDVGLTAEPVAVLQGHDIEEYLWSFDYLKEHGLASPTLGIGSILRPNKTNEVRAIIQELRDAIPSKYALHGFGISKTVLDDAETLWALDSADTTSWQSKAAHARVTDPEWADRVPAWIRTLQAYMDYGDAVDALIAAAYADEPADAATEPGRLRVVPLSAFAAGKPGRPDVADPLVECICGNLIDPNRHPYEENTAWCRFCEQLQFNLWNRQFCLDDTDGAEIEEPCPSKEL
- a CDS encoding zinc finger domain-containing protein; protein product: MTISCNRDGCDRTWPRDPVLEVECLSCGAPIGTKCKRPSGHGGNFVHPHRTRDRLAVDEGHYGTCPLDICAETLEDMDRSDTPTEEGGDTTEQVSIGAF
- a CDS encoding N-6 DNA methylase, translating into MATLLEPEHSEHVTDPLEDISQQTGDSPYQVFSDWVNMAVASFSGDEDAYQKPLDRYRKDGRDKETVRELATLHANALGGLVLAMEETREDILGGVYEHYGLTSEHFAQYFTPGSVSRAMAQINLPDADSLREATPEDPLVIGDISGCGSGRLITDSARRLRDLAPEAPAVYLGYDKDPLCAKMAVLNFVLNDMTGYVLLGDALKLEARRVWFISTAQLVRGDHPVRELDSGERDRVLTRFFGAPHVDDLNDDTEAGAVQEESDTEPEPDVDPELMPEEPTLASNLDVTLDPSETSQTGFDEFA